In Xenopus tropicalis strain Nigerian chromosome 5, UCB_Xtro_10.0, whole genome shotgun sequence, one genomic interval encodes:
- the rsph3 gene encoding radial spoke head protein 3 homolog, translating into MTSVIPRQKEMGSGTYTFSSQPRVVQNRRKYRGVQPTVNEESFTYGNIMYDRRVVRGNTYAQHTLPLSAQPDPIEFQRQQEAQRRALAKKRAKELLRPRTPEAVEGRKHIDVQTELYLEELSDRVEEKDMECQTDAFLDRPPTPLFIPAKTGADVATQILEGELFDFDLEVKPMLEVLVGKTIEQALLEVMEEEELAQLRAQQRAFEELRNAELAEAHRLEEQERRHREEKERRKKQHREILLKEKETAEKVAARAFAQQYLADLVPSVFSSLRDNGYFYDPVERDVETTFMPWLMEEVENIMKKNDLGRTMLDMIIRDVVKKRLADFQRATSQDYLKYEVNSQGQEIKSEKSVMQPQNPDTEAKHPELQLKDPETEHKDEILSDI; encoded by the exons ATGACTTCAGTAATACCCAGACAGAAAGAGATGGGGAGCGGAACATATACATTTTCCAGCCAACCGAGAGTTGTACAAAATCGCAGGAAATACAGAGGAGTTCAACCAACTGT gAACGAAGAATCATTCACATATGGAAACATTATGTATGACAGACGGGTGGTGCGAGGAAATACATATGCACAACATACATTACCTTTG tctgctCAGCCAGACCCAATTGAGTTCCAGAGGCAACAGGAAGCCCAAAGGAGAGCTCTGGCAAAAAAACGAGCCAAGGAACTGTTAAGGCCTAGAACACCAGAAGCAGTAGAGGGAAGAAAACACATTGATGTGCAGACAG AGCTGTATTTAGAAGAACTTAGTGACCGTGTTGAGGAGAAAGACATGGAATGCCAGACTGATGCATTTCTGGACAGACCTCCTACACCTCTCTTTATCCCAGCAAAAACAGGAGCAGATGTTGCAACACAGATTCTAGAAGGAGAG CTGTTTGATTTTGACCTGGAGGTGAAACCAATGTTGGAAGTTTTGGTTGGCAAGACAATTGAGCAAGCACTCCTTGAAGTGATGGAAGAAGAGGAACTTGCACAATTAAGGGCACAACAGCGTGCTTTTGAAGAGCTGCGCAATGCAGAACTTGCTGAGGCACATCGTCTAGAAGAGCAGGAGAGGCGACACAGAGAGGAAAAA GAACGACGCAAGAAACAGCACCGTGAGATCCTCCTTAAGGAAAAAGAGACTGCAGAGAAGGTTGCGGCACGGGCTTTTGCACAGCAGTATCTTGCTGATCTGGTTCCTTCTGTGTTTAGCAGCCTAAGAGACAATGGATATTTCTATGACCCTGTggaaagag ATGTTGAGACAACATTTATGCCTTGGTTAATGGAAGAGGTGGAAAATATTATGAAGAAGAATGATCTTGGACGAACTATGCTTGata TGATAATTCGGGATGTTGTTAAAAAACGGTTAGCTGATTTTCagagagcaacatcacaagattaTTTAAAATATGAAGTCAACTCTCAAGGGCAAGAAATAAAATCAGAAAAATCAGTAATGCAGCCTCAAAACCCAGACACAGAAGCCAAACATCCAGAACTGCAACTAAAGGACCCAGAAACAGAACACAAAGATGAGATCCTGTCAGATATATAG